The sequence below is a genomic window from Lolium perenne isolate Kyuss_39 chromosome 7, Kyuss_2.0, whole genome shotgun sequence.
CTTTAATTCTGAAGGTTTAGTCTCGGTTTCAAAACTGGGACTAAAGCCCTAAATACACCGGAACTAAAACCTCAAATATACCGGGACTGAATCCCTGTTTTCAACTAGTGAACCCAGTTATCAGGAACTTAAACCGTTGGATTGCTTGTATTGCCTCTGGCCCAAATAAGAGGAATGATTCcgtcactagtagaaacaagggcttttatcctgtcctcgaaagtgcttttgcaccggatttggcacgaaccggtgctaaaggggtcattagcaccggttcgtgcggtctgcacgtccagggggcattagcaccggttcgtgcgggaccttttgcaccggttcgtaacacgaaccggtgcaaaaggtttttctgctccccacgcaccaccaccccccccccccccccccgcgtggatcgccttttttaacactgtaaaatagaaaagaaaatgatagattattcaaaaaataaaatattttgagattcatgtatgttatgcaacctactattagggaaaattaacaaatttgaattttcacattaattgcaaaaaatgtttgaaaaatggtaaaaccgcattaacttttgcatccgacgtcgaaaaaaaacgtataatatatcaaaatcatcgtgggaaaaaattacatccgaattcaccggggtttacccggttagctaatttttagattttgaaaattccaaatgaaaatatgaaagcaggaagattttagttttttccagaaatttaggattttttttattttttaaaattaaaattaataattgcatcctgcataaagattgctattacttttagcaaattataagattttcaaatttttaggttttaggtttggcaaaaaaaattaaaaatttaaaaatttaaaataattaaaaataatacaaattataaagttaatgtttatttatttattcaagattattattacaacattactttggtttattaaaataattatttgaaattcgaacaataaagaaatatgacatcgatCGACATGTTaaaaggattgatatgatactactatcacatacatgcacgcgaagcacttggatgcgggatggaaaggaacttggaagttaagcgtgctagtggtagagtagtgggaggatgggtgaccgagcgggaagtttgagcacgagtaagtaattggactagagataagggtagttagagactaaacttgtgaaataactaaaatattagaaattctgaaaaaagaaaaaaaaagggagtagaaaataattcgaaaaaagtgtttttctgccgcggcagcgttttgggacgtttttctgccgcggcagaccctttagcaccggttcgtattacctaaAGGTCCTCCCGCTCGGACGCCCTTGAGCCGCCACGTGGtgcaccctttagcaccggttcgtaactgaaccggtgcaaaagggggggaccttttgcaccggattgtttgcaccggttgggcatccggtgcatatagcccttaccaaccggtgcaaaaggcccgttttccactagtgcgtgCAAAGAGAATACAACGACATTTTGAGCATTCTATTTCTACAAGCGATTCGGAGGTATCTACTACTGATAGCAGTTCGGTGCCATGCATTAATATTGTCACATTGACTAGTGAAATTGAAGCCATCATGGACAAAGTTGTGGAATGTGGGGCTCCTAGAGGAAGTGAGGAATACTACATGGCAACTAAATTGTTTGATAAATTTGAAAATCGTTGCATGTTATATATTATGAAGACAAGTGAGGGGAGACTCAATTGGTTTGAAGATGCATTATGCGGCGGACAGGAGAAGGAATTAAAATTTATACGTCTTATGTGGTGCAAGAGTAATAGTAGGATCTGTTATATGTTCGTTTAGCTTTGGATATTTGCACATGTCATGCACTACCATTTGAACTTGGATGTTGATTTATCTGTTGCTTCGGATATTTTCGTATTGGCCGTGTGACCTTGAAATTTGATTGTGCTATTTCTATTTGCCTATATTTTTGTTATGTGGTCTATGCTTATCTtgttctttatatattattcTCTTTGTCCATAAAATGATGTCTCAACTTTGTTAAAATGTGGATGTATATATATACTAAATCaggtctagatacattcaaattcagACAAAGTTAAGACATCATTTTTATGAATGGAGTATAATATTGTATTCCTACCttacattttttttcttttcaaaTGGGCACAAGAAATGGGAATGCAGAGAGTTGCAGCGATGATGAAGCATAAACTATGTGCTCTGATGATTCCTATAACGATTTCAGCGAATATTTATGCTTATCCTCTAACGCTATCATGAGTTGCTTGTTGCTTTCCATTTTCAATTGTTTCTGCATGGTTAATGGCAATTGGTGGCATCTTCACTGGTCTAAAAAGAATAGTTGGTACAAAGGGTTTGAAAATAGGGAACGTTGAGAACTATTTACTTCAAGGCTTCAAGCTTGTAATTAGAGAGATTGAGAGAAGATTAATCATAGTAGAGGGAAGGATAATGTCGGCAACCAAACAAACTACAATTGCATTAGCCCAACACATCATTCCCacacaaaaatcaagttaattcccAGAATTCACAAGAGACAACCACCTAGGAAAAAATGAAATATGATGCTTGGGAATTGCTCTCCTGCTTTCACTTGAGTAACATACACCATATGTCCATCCACAAGGAAAACAACAAAAGGAACATCACGTCTTGGCAAATATCTTATCAGTTCGAATGATAAACTTTAAGCGCAAGAAATATTGGCTTGCTTCAGGTAACAAAAGAAAATCTACACAGTTGCTATCCAGAATCATAGCCTACTTGAGAGGCCAAACTTCACAAGTAACTGGCTACTAATGCAGCAAGAGAAGCCAAGTACCCAACTTTTTCATTCTGGGCATCTTGGAATGCTCGACCTGGGAAAAGATCAGATTACAAAATGCTAAAAGTTTTCATATTAGTTCATATTTAGCAGTGACGCTTGTGATCTCTCACTGCTTCATCTCCAGCATCTTAGTTAATTTCACCTTCATCTTTGAGCAAAAAGCCACTCCACAGAAGGGAAGTCTCCTCTTTTGAACTGGCGGAAGTGACAATTGTCACATTGAAGCCTCCAATGTTCTCAAAGATCTCAAAATGATCTTCTATCTCTGGGGAGAACTCGCAAAACTCAGTTGCCATGAAGAACTTGATGCAGTTTCCCTGTTCTATTGATACCTTAGAATCCAACATAGACATTACTGTCAAGACTCTGACCAGGAAATTGTACATTCCATGCCCTCGAATGATGCTTTGTCTTAGAGATGTAGCGTCTTTCTGGGACGCCAGAAACGCATTGGATCCCGACCTTCCTGATTTCAAATGGTCGGGCAATTGTGCCTGTATGGATTTCTGACCACACAGAATCTCCATGGCCAACTTTCCAAATTGGATTTTGGCATCAGAGGTAGATTTTGGTACCAGTCTGATCTCAAACAGTCCGGGGACTTCCATGACATTGGTGTGATTGAGTTTGAGCAGCAGGTCCTCACGCAATACATCTTCGTAATGAAAATGGAGCGGAAACATCATGGCTTTTCCGCTTTTCGCGCCCTTGGCCTTGTTACCCACCCGACGTGTCTGCGCAAATAAACTATCTGTTAGCAATTTCTACCAGCAGCATCACCACTAACTACTCCCAATCGTCTCAAATCCATAACAACCAAATTTCAATCGAGAAATGTCATTAGGAGATTGACATGGTCCTTAATGTAACACTTTGAGCACAATTATAATAATAAAATATTATAAAATACATTTCCATGTTTCACTGATGTCATTTTCATAAGGTCATTCTGCAGCACAATATTACAACTTTGGGAAATGTATGGTCCTCTGGACCTGCCAATTTGTATGATTACTTAGTGAGAACCACCAAAGCGCGCACACACACTCCGCCTTTTCCACTATAGGACGAAGAAACAAGATAACTCTATGCTTTGAACGATTCTCAGACCACAGAGATGTACTAAGCAAGAAAaaatatcttttttttttgaacactcAAGAAAATTTGTCTCGAGGCATGCATCATCCAGTAACGCAAGTATCTAATACTACTAAATATTTTCGTCCTCAACCTCAGGTGATAAGAATAGGCTAAAAAGATAGAGTTCATAAAATTAGTGTCGAAGATGGCAATATCATGGCAGGCATGATGTGCAGAGTCAACATTTCGCATGTGTCTCCTTGCTAACGATCAGCGACAAATCAATATGTTTGTGGACATTCGTAAACTACAAGCATGGATTTTCTTTGTGGTCGTGCCCTTACCGGTTGCGCCTCGGCGGAGGACGCGTAGGCGGCGGCGCGGTTGAAGAGGAAGCCGGCGGGGGATGGGCGATGGAGCAGCGCGCGGGGACACGGTGACGGGGAGGCGGCGCGGGTGCGGGAGGCCGTGCGGAGGGCTGATGAGATGGCCCGGCTACTCGCCATGGCCGGCGGCTGGATCTAGGTTTTGCAAAATGGGCCGCGGGGTGGGGAAGTGGCGGCTCCGCGCTACGGGAAAGGGTGGTAGGGGTTTGGGGATCGGGGGAAGAGGGTGGAGCCTGACTGCAGGAGGGATACTACAAATTTGTCTAAACTTAGACAAATCTAAGCATGATTTAATGTATAGATATATTTAATTTTTAATAGATCTTCGACATATTTTATATAAGTATTTTGTAGGATTCAACCCCAATTTTTATGGAGATTTTAATATTCTAATACTCATCATCCGTGAAAAATGCAGTTGGCCAGCATGCATGGAGGTACTCACTCCGAAACAGAAAGTTGGCATCAACGATACTGGATAGTGCACTCACACCGCATGAGAGCACCACGTAGAGACATGGGGACACTATGGTGCTTAGTCTGAAACCTTATTTATCAAGAAAATAGTTAGTTTTGTTGTTAGAAAGAAAATAGCAGTAAATCAGAATATGACTGATGGCAATACCTCATAGCTCCCCCTTACATATACCCATTCCtacaaagagatggaggaaaagaAAATAAAGAGATGCATTCCATTAAACAGGTCGTGTGCATTGGAATCATCCTCTACTCATGGTGGCCTTCATCCTACAAATTTTCTTTTTTTTGGCTTTTCTCCACAGATCTATGTCATGTCCAAACAGCAATATGCAGAGTCTAGATAAGGGCATCTCTAGCTTGGCCTGGAGGACGTCATCTTGTTCGTCTTGATGGTGGAGCACGTCGCGTCTCTTCCTCCATCACCACATCTGCCGCTGGTCGCGTGGGAAGGCCAGATGGCGCCGCCTCCTCCAGAGTGCGCGCCACCCGCCACTCCATTAAAGTATGTGCCGCGGCCGCCGAAGGTCCCTGCTTGGGCACCTTCGCAGTTCGCCGAGCTTGTCTCCGATGACGAAGAAGACGACGGCGCTAGGAATGGGTTTAGTTTTTTCTATGTAAATTTAAATAAATTATGTTGGAATGAATGACATCTTTATCCAACTTTCACATGCTTTTTCAATTTATTCAAATTTGAGCCAAACGGTCAATGCGGACCATTTCACTGGTGTATACGCTGAAATGGCAGACCAAACAACAACCTAAATTTTATCCACGGGTTAGCCAAAACAAACCAGTACGACTGGAATGTGTCAATGTGTCGTCGTTTTGGTTCAACCCTTAGAGacacccttagagcatctccattgGCACCCCCAAATAGGCGCTGACAGGGGCTCAGGCGCAGCCGTATGGGGTACGCCGGCACAGCATCCTCCAGTTGGAGGtgatgctcccacaccggcgctcCCCAAACCGGCGGCTCCGATAGATCATTGGAACAAAAACTCATAAAACATGCATAAAAATTCGACTAGGTTTTCGAATATGAAGTTTGGGGCAAACATATTGCCACAAAATTCGAATAGTTTTTCGAATATGAAGTTTGCACCAACATACGGCCACCGAATCACCATCATAGTCCGACTGCAAAAACAACTTGGGCTTCCAGACCAAATGATCAGATGAACGGGGTCATGGTCGACTGAACCTCGACGACGTCCTCATCGTCAACGAGCACCGGTGGCACCTCCATCGCGGGAACCGGCTCCACGTGCATCGGGGGAGGCATGAACGTCATGGACGCCAACGCAGCTCGCGCCGCCAGCACCTCTTGCTCGATGCGCTCGCGGTACATCTCGTGCCACACCCTCGCCAATGGGTCCATCTTCGCCATCAAGATCTTTGATTATTGAGTCATCTTGGCCAACGAAAGCTGCGTCGCTTTGTTGGTGGCTTTGATGGCAGCGGCTTGAGCTTCcatctccgccgcctccaccttctCCCTCTCCGGCTCAATCTTCATATCTTGCTTCTCCAGTATTACCTTCCACACAACGGCGGCCCTATCCGTCGCATCATTGTTCTCCGTTGAGAAGGAGGATATCATCTTCTCGAGGGAAGCGTCCATGGTGACCAATGCCTGCGCCGCATTCCTCTCGGCCTTGTCCTTCTTGTTTCCAATGGGGCGCCCGGTGGAGGCGCCGGCGGGATCGACCGGCCCATCTTCCCCGATGGTGTCCCATTTTTTGAGAGTGAGGCGGATGGTGTCCCATTTTTTGCAACCCTCTAGTTTCTTAAAGCAGTGCATGAAGAGGAAATATTTGTCCTCGTTTTGGCTCTTGTACATATCGAGGGCGTCGATCATCTAACAATGCAAGATTACATTAACAAGATATACTATGATGCATTATGAAATAGACATCATCAAATGGACATAGAACATACCCAATCCACCATCGGCTTGCCGCTCTCCTTTCGGGCCTTAATCTTCTCAAAGTAGCCATGGAATTTGCTACACGCCGTCTTGATGATGTTCCAACGGTGAGAGAGGATGTCCTCGATCCGGATCATGTGCATGGTGGTGTAGTCACGCCTCCTGCGACATGGGCGCCGGCTTCTCCTTCGGCGCCACGGTGCGCGGCTTCGCCGACGCCTTCATCGGCACCTTCGTTTCCTTCACCGAAGCCTTTTTCTTCGGCGGCATGGAGGCAGTGAGGGTTTTTTGCGTTGGAGTCTGGATGAGAGATGGAGCGACGGGCGGGAGAAATGACCAGCGGAGGAGAATGGGTTTTGGGGGAAAGAATATGTATAATTTTGGGATGTCCGGCTAACATGTGGGTCCCACGCCCAAAATCATTCGCTGCGTTAGCCGTCGGCGTGCCCGATTCGTGCCCTTTGCGAAAGGGCCAGCACGGGGTTGCTAGCGCTTCTATTGGGTGCGAAAACGCGTCGGCGCCTTTTGAGGCGCGCTGATGTGAGCCTATTTGCGATGCCGCCCTTCCAAAATGCTATCGatgcctgataacccacaagtataggggatcgcgacagtattcgagggaagtaaaacccaaatttattgattcgacacaaggggaggtaaagaatacatataagccttaacaactgagttgtcaattcagaagcacctggaaaagcactagtaacaggggtgatgtgaaagcgataatatgagagcagAGTAATACAataacagcagtagcagtaacacagaggcaatggcaccagaaaatagttgatactacttccaatgacatgtaggaacgagtatatgatgatgagagatggaccggggttcccagctatctacactagtggtaactctccaataacaagtgacaagtgttgggtgaacaaaatacagttgggcaattgataggattaaaatagcattaagacagaacatcaagattattaatcatgtaggcatgttttccatatatagtcatacgtgctcgcaatgagaaacttgcataacatcttttgtcctaccagtcggtgacagccgggcctcaagggaatctactggtaattaaggtactccttttaatagagcaccggagcaaagcattaacacttggtgaaaacatgtgatcctcatacctacgccttcccctccagttatcccagttgctgtcactctggggcctcgggttccggacatagacatgtgcaaacaacttgtagatatgcttgtacgcgtacaacacgtgcccgttgggaaccccaagaggaaggtatgatgcgtgcaacggcaagtttttccctcagtaagaaaccaaggttatcgaaccagtaggagtcaagaagcacgtgaaggtcgttggtggcggagtgtagtgcggcgcaacaccagggattccggcgccagcgtggaacctgcacaacacaatcaaagtactttgccccaacgtaacagtgaggttgtcaatctcaccggcttgctgtaacaaaggattggatgtatagtgtggaagatgatgtttgcgaagaacagtaagaacaagtattgcagtagattgtattcgatgtaaaagaatggaccggggtccacagttcactagtggtgtctctccaataagataaagcatgttgggtgaacaaattacagttgggcaattgacaaataaagagggcatgacaatgcacatacatatcatgatgagtagtgtgaaattcaattgggcattacgacaaagtacatagaccgctatccagcatgcatctatgtctaaaaagtccaccttcgggttagcatccgcaccccttccagtattaagttgcaaacaacagaaaattgcattaagtatggtgcgtaatgtaatcaacacaaatatgcttagacaaagcattgatgttttatccctagtggcaacagcacatccacaaccttagaactttttgtcactgtcccagattaaatggaggcatgaacccactatcgagcataaatactccctcttggagttacaagtatcaacttggccagagcctctactagcaacggagaacatgcaagatcttaaacaacacatatatgatagattgataatcaacataacatagtattccatattcatcggatcccaacaaacgcaacatgtagcattacaaatagatgatcttgatcatgttaggcagctcacaagatccaacaatgatagcacaatgaggagaagacgaccatctagctactgctatggacccatagtccaggggtgaactactcacacatcaatccggatgcgatcatggtgatgaagagtcctccgggagatgattcccctctccggcagggtgccggaggtgatctcctaaatcccctgagat
It includes:
- the LOC127313830 gene encoding large ribosomal subunit protein uL5m-like; translation: MASSRAISSALRTASRTRAASPSPCPRALLHRPSPAGFLFNRAAAYASSAEAQPTRRVGNKAKGAKSGKAMMFPLHFHYEDVLREDLLLKLNHTNVMEVPGLFEIRLVPKSTSDAKIQFGKLAMEILCGQKSIQAQLPDHLKSGRSGSNAFLASQKDATSLRQSIIRGHGMYNFLVRVLTVMSMLDSKVSIEQGNCIKFFMATEFCEFSPEIEDHFEIFENIGGFNVTIVTSASSKEETSLLWSGFLLKDEGEIN